Proteins found in one Methylophilaceae bacterium genomic segment:
- a CDS encoding response regulator transcription factor produces the protein MIQPIQTQSLVVLIVDDVPDNVAVLHDALDESGYTVLVANNGQCALEVATKAEPDVILLDAMMPGMDGFEVCRKLKANNQTSQIPVIFMTGLTESEHVVAAFKAGGTDYVTKPVRVNEVLVRMMTHMQTSRQVHEARSVLDAFGQAAIAITPQNGKIVWQTPLARDWMNSYFLDENGLSEVAEANTPSKIIEWVTTAYQLDKSGNTLEPLSIIQSAKRLILSPADMTTEEQWMIVLQEESDVAQIEALMAIFKLTKRESEVLYWTTKGKTSRDIGDILGSSSRTVNKHLEHVFIKLGVETRTAAASLAISKLRIK, from the coding sequence ATGATTCAGCCTATTCAAACCCAATCTTTAGTGGTACTGATTGTTGATGATGTGCCAGACAATGTTGCCGTTCTTCACGATGCGTTAGATGAATCTGGCTATACCGTGCTGGTGGCAAACAATGGGCAATGTGCATTAGAGGTTGCAACGAAAGCAGAGCCCGATGTTATTTTATTGGATGCAATGATGCCTGGCATGGATGGATTTGAAGTGTGTCGAAAATTGAAAGCCAATAATCAAACCAGTCAAATTCCTGTTATTTTTATGACAGGTTTAACCGAATCAGAACATGTGGTTGCCGCATTTAAAGCGGGTGGTACTGACTACGTTACCAAACCAGTGCGTGTTAACGAAGTGTTGGTCAGAATGATGACCCACATGCAAACATCGCGTCAAGTGCATGAAGCCAGAAGTGTTTTGGATGCGTTTGGGCAGGCGGCGATTGCCATCACGCCACAAAATGGCAAAATTGTTTGGCAAACGCCACTTGCTCGTGATTGGATGAACAGCTATTTTCTGGATGAAAATGGCTTATCTGAAGTGGCTGAAGCCAACACCCCATCAAAAATCATTGAGTGGGTTACAACCGCATATCAACTGGATAAATCAGGCAACACCTTAGAACCACTGAGCATTATTCAAAGCGCAAAGCGACTGATATTAAGCCCTGCCGATATGACGACTGAAGAGCAGTGGATGATTGTGTTGCAAGAAGAATCAGACGTGGCACAGATTGAGGCGCTCATGGCTATCTTTAAGCTTACTAAGCGCGAGTCAGAAGTGCTTTATTGGACGACTAAAGGTAAAACCAGCCGTGATATTGGCGACATTTTAGGCTCGAGCTCTCGTACAGTAAACAAGCACTTAGAGCATGTGTTTATTAAGCTTGGTGTTGAAACCAGAACAGCCGCCGCTTCTTTGGCTATCTCAAAATTGAGAATAAAGTAG
- a CDS encoding response regulator, translating to MTTDSLDLPVAGNTNATQRIVKIRRDYNTWVANESIEDYALRFTPRSFRKWSIFRVSNTALSAISFLVLEAIGGTIAVNYGMINALWAILAVGVIIFFTALPISFYAAKHGLDMDLLTRGSSFGYIGSTISSFIYASFTFILFALEAAIMAYALELYFGLPLYIGYLVSALVIIPLVIHGVTLINRIQMFSQPIWMLLMSLPFIAVLYEDPLVIARMMEFAGISGERGDFNLLLFGAATAVGIALIPQIGEQVDILRFMPEKTPENRWRWNLGVLMAGPGWIFMGMLKMVAGVLLAYLVIQSDMSYLEAVNPTHMYLVGFGYVFSSKELALAVTTLFVVISQVKINMTNAYAGSLAWSNFFARLTHSHPGRVVWVVFNAIIAIILMELDVFHVLEEVLGFYSNIAIAWIAAVVADLVINKPLGLSPPGIEFRRAYLYDINPVGVGTMLIASLLSISAFAGVFGAEAKAFSVFIALGSAFVISPFIAWLTKGKYYIARKPYVFSATQRVQKCVLCEKEYETDDMANCPAYQGFICSLCCCLDARCNDACKPKARLSSQWLDAIRFVLPRWVWPYLKGGVAHYLLLMFIALAFFGVMLGLIYSHEISTLGNLSSTLLPYIKAGYLKVFAALVFASGIIAWWLVLTTESRRVAQEESNRQTGLLMREIALHKQTDAELQLARYLADQANQAKSRYITGISHELRTPLNSILGYAQLLDNDKTIPNNRKQAIRVIRRSGEHLLSLIEGTLDIARIESGKLTFENKLVNFPEFINQIVSMFELQARNKGLEFKFETQGELPAVVKTDQKRLTQILINILGNALKFTQSGAITFRVRYARELAHIEIQDTGPGIAESEYYKIFEPFSRGTAANQINVGGTGLGLTISKLLTELMGGELTFTSKLGVGTTFKINLFLPQSDRGDKNVSVIYTSRVGYQGQKRKILVVDNEEVDRELLINILEPLGFEMAQAANGQECLDVYQVFKPDLILMDLAMPVMDGWEASYIIRKIHQSNTVIGIVSANAYDKNLDNSAGIDSNDFIVKPVSVEELLDWIGQRLSLTWVSSEMDVADKLSGIVDQNLHTLTAQEMALPPKEMLSELLALIEIGYVKGVNNKLDLMLQADARYLVFVEHMRLLSSQFEIEKMKLFLQEITT from the coding sequence TTGACAACCGACAGTCTAGATTTACCTGTAGCAGGTAACACGAATGCAACCCAGCGAATTGTCAAAATTCGACGTGATTATAATACTTGGGTTGCTAATGAATCGATAGAAGATTATGCCTTGCGGTTTACCCCACGGTCGTTTCGTAAGTGGTCTATTTTTCGTGTCTCGAATACGGCATTAAGTGCAATATCATTTCTTGTATTAGAGGCAATTGGCGGCACGATAGCTGTTAATTACGGCATGATCAATGCATTATGGGCGATATTAGCGGTAGGTGTGATTATCTTTTTTACTGCTTTGCCAATTAGTTTTTATGCTGCCAAACATGGATTAGATATGGATTTGCTCACACGCGGATCCAGTTTTGGATATATTGGCTCCACCATTTCTTCGTTTATCTACGCATCCTTTACCTTTATTTTATTTGCGCTTGAAGCCGCGATTATGGCTTATGCCTTAGAGCTTTATTTTGGCTTGCCTTTGTATATTGGTTATTTAGTCAGTGCATTGGTGATTATTCCATTGGTGATTCATGGTGTGACTTTAATCAATCGGATTCAGATGTTTTCTCAGCCAATATGGATGCTATTAATGAGCTTGCCATTTATTGCCGTGCTTTATGAAGATCCACTGGTGATTGCACGTATGATGGAATTTGCGGGTATTAGCGGTGAGCGGGGTGATTTTAATTTACTCTTGTTTGGCGCAGCGACGGCGGTTGGGATTGCGCTCATTCCTCAAATTGGCGAGCAAGTTGATATTTTGCGCTTTATGCCAGAAAAAACGCCAGAAAATCGCTGGCGCTGGAATCTAGGCGTATTGATGGCAGGGCCCGGTTGGATTTTTATGGGCATGCTCAAAATGGTAGCGGGTGTGCTATTGGCTTATTTGGTTATTCAAAGTGATATGTCCTACTTAGAGGCAGTTAATCCAACGCATATGTATCTCGTTGGTTTTGGCTATGTATTTAGTTCAAAAGAGCTTGCACTGGCGGTGACGACATTATTTGTTGTTATTTCTCAGGTGAAAATTAATATGACCAATGCTTATGCAGGCTCCCTTGCTTGGTCAAACTTTTTTGCACGTTTAACACACAGTCATCCAGGCCGTGTGGTTTGGGTGGTATTTAACGCCATCATCGCTATTATTTTGATGGAGTTGGACGTGTTCCATGTGCTTGAAGAAGTGCTTGGTTTTTACTCAAATATTGCAATTGCATGGATAGCGGCAGTGGTTGCAGATTTGGTGATTAATAAGCCATTAGGTTTAAGTCCTCCAGGTATTGAGTTTAGGCGTGCTTATTTATATGACATCAATCCTGTTGGTGTTGGCACGATGTTGATTGCCTCGTTATTATCCATTTCTGCTTTTGCTGGTGTTTTTGGTGCGGAAGCGAAGGCGTTTTCGGTGTTTATTGCACTGGGCAGTGCTTTCGTTATTTCGCCGTTTATCGCATGGCTGACCAAAGGAAAATATTATATAGCGCGCAAACCTTATGTGTTCTCAGCAACACAACGCGTGCAGAAGTGTGTGCTGTGTGAGAAAGAATATGAAACAGATGATATGGCAAATTGCCCAGCCTATCAGGGATTTATTTGCTCATTATGCTGTTGTTTAGATGCGCGTTGTAATGATGCATGTAAGCCAAAAGCACGCTTATCTAGTCAATGGTTAGATGCCATTAGATTTGTATTACCAAGATGGGTGTGGCCCTATCTAAAAGGCGGTGTTGCGCATTACTTATTATTGATGTTTATTGCGCTGGCATTTTTTGGCGTCATGTTAGGTTTGATTTACTCGCATGAAATATCGACTTTAGGCAATTTATCATCAACCTTACTGCCCTATATTAAAGCAGGCTATTTAAAGGTGTTTGCGGCGCTTGTTTTTGCCAGTGGCATTATCGCTTGGTGGTTGGTGCTGACTACAGAATCCAGACGTGTGGCACAAGAAGAATCAAATCGACAAACAGGCTTGCTCATGCGTGAAATTGCTTTACATAAACAAACCGATGCTGAATTGCAATTAGCGCGATATTTGGCCGATCAAGCTAACCAAGCAAAAAGTCGTTATATTACGGGTATTAGTCATGAGCTAAGAACGCCACTGAATAGCATACTGGGCTACGCCCAGTTGTTGGATAATGATAAAACAATCCCTAACAATCGCAAGCAGGCAATCCGAGTGATACGCCGTAGCGGTGAGCATTTACTCTCTCTGATTGAGGGCACTTTAGATATTGCACGAATCGAAAGTGGCAAATTAACGTTTGAAAATAAATTGGTTAATTTTCCCGAATTTATTAATCAAATTGTGAGCATGTTTGAGTTGCAAGCCCGCAATAAAGGATTGGAATTTAAATTCGAAACGCAGGGCGAGTTACCAGCTGTTGTTAAAACAGATCAAAAACGGCTGACGCAAATTTTGATTAATATTTTAGGCAATGCCCTCAAATTTACGCAATCAGGCGCGATAACATTCCGCGTCAGATACGCACGTGAACTGGCCCATATTGAAATTCAAGATACAGGACCCGGTATTGCAGAATCGGAATACTATAAAATATTTGAGCCGTTTTCACGCGGCACAGCTGCCAATCAGATTAATGTTGGTGGTACTGGATTGGGGTTGACCATTAGCAAATTACTAACCGAGTTAATGGGCGGTGAGCTAACCTTTACGAGTAAGCTTGGTGTCGGCACTACTTTTAAAATTAATTTATTTTTACCACAAAGCGATCGTGGCGATAAAAATGTATCCGTGATTTATACGTCTAGAGTAGGCTATCAGGGTCAAAAACGTAAAATACTGGTTGTTGATAATGAAGAAGTTGATCGAGAACTACTGATCAATATTTTGGAGCCGCTTGGATTTGAAATGGCACAGGCAGCAAATGGACAAGAATGTTTAGATGTGTATCAAGTATTTAAACCCGATCTGATTCTAATGGACTTGGCGATGCCTGTGATGGATGGTTGGGAAGCTTCTTATATTATCCGTAAAATACATCAGTCAAACACGGTAATTGGTATTGTGTCTGCTAACGCGTATGATAAAAATCTAGACAATTCGGCTGGCATAGACTCCAATGATTTTATTGTCAAACCAGTTAGTGTGGAAGAGTTGTTAGATTGGATTGGACAAAGACTATCGCTCACATGGGTAAGCAGTGAAATGGATGTTGCAGATAAGTTGAGTGGTATTGTGGACCAAAATCTGCATACATTGACTGCGCAGGAGATGGCGCTTCCGCCAAAAGAAATGCTTAGCGAGTTATTGGCGCTGATAGAGATTGGCTATGTAAAAGGAGTGAATAATAAGCTCGATCTAATGCTGCAAGCAGATGCACGATATTTGGTATTTGTAGAGCATATGCGGCTATTATCTAGTCAGTTTGAAATTGAGAAAATGAAATTATTTTTACAAGAAATCACCACATGA
- a CDS encoding HupE/UreJ family protein, whose amino-acid sequence MKKQLIAAIATSLFSTCIVAHPEHGLVNAYAGFMHPFMGLDHLLMMLAVGFWAAKLTGRLRWQLPMTFIGFMAVGASLGLMGFAVAGVETAIAASMMVMAVLLAMRLPISPIGRIGIIAIFATLHGLAHGLELGATQHTLLQESGVQTVGVLFGILVATALLHGLGFVAGIQRHLVTKWTNTGLVIVMFVAGGFLLIN is encoded by the coding sequence ATGAAAAAACAATTAATCGCTGCTATTGCAACTTCACTTTTTTCAACATGCATTGTTGCCCATCCAGAGCATGGTTTGGTTAATGCGTATGCTGGGTTTATGCACCCATTCATGGGGTTGGATCACTTACTCATGATGTTAGCAGTTGGTTTTTGGGCAGCAAAACTAACAGGCCGGCTACGCTGGCAATTGCCCATGACATTTATTGGTTTTATGGCAGTAGGCGCTAGTCTTGGTTTGATGGGGTTTGCGGTTGCAGGGGTAGAAACGGCTATCGCAGCCAGTATGATGGTGATGGCTGTTTTGCTTGCGATGCGTTTGCCCATATCGCCCATTGGGCGCATTGGTATTATTGCCATTTTTGCAACTCTGCATGGATTGGCGCATGGCCTTGAATTAGGCGCAACACAACACACGTTATTGCAAGAGTCTGGTGTGCAAACGGTGGGTGTTTTGTTCGGTATTTTAGTGGCAACTGCCTTGTTACACGGGCTTGGTTTTGTTGCTGGTATACAGCGCCATCTAGTGACAAAATGGACAAACACAGGTTTGGTTATCGTGATGTTTGTTGCGGGCGGATTTTTACTGATCAATTAA
- the ureG gene encoding urease accessory protein UreG, translated as MTTAALKQTATDIATQKEPLRVGIGGPVGSGKTALTLALCKRLRETYNLAVVTNDIYTKEDAQFLTKNEALMPDRIIGVETGGCPHTAIREDASMNLEAVAQLSARFAPLDIIFIESGGDNLAATFSPELSDLTIYVIDVSAGEKIPRKGGPGITKSDLLVINKIDLAPMVGASLTVMDEDAKRMRGERPFIFSNLKVNQGLEEIVQFIEKQGLML; from the coding sequence ATGACAACAGCAGCATTAAAACAAACAGCAACAGATATTGCCACGCAAAAAGAACCTTTACGCGTTGGTATTGGTGGTCCAGTTGGTTCAGGCAAAACAGCGTTAACGCTAGCCCTCTGTAAACGGTTGAGAGAAACCTATAACCTGGCGGTGGTAACCAATGATATTTATACCAAAGAAGATGCACAATTTTTGACAAAAAATGAAGCGTTAATGCCTGATCGTATTATTGGCGTAGAAACAGGTGGCTGCCCACATACTGCCATTCGTGAAGATGCTTCGATGAACTTGGAGGCAGTTGCACAATTAAGTGCGCGCTTTGCACCGTTGGATATTATTTTTATTGAAAGTGGTGGAGATAACTTAGCCGCAACTTTTAGCCCAGAACTATCCGATTTGACGATTTATGTGATTGATGTTTCAGCTGGGGAAAAGATTCCACGCAAAGGTGGACCTGGTATTACCAAGTCAGATTTATTGGTGATTAACAAAATTGATTTAGCACCAATGGTTGGCGCGTCTTTAACCGTGATGGATGAAGACGCAAAACGGATGCGTGGTGAGCGGCCATTCATTTTTAGCAACTTAAAAGTGAATCAAGGCCTAGAAGAGATTGTGCAGTTTATTGAAAAACAAGGTTTAATGCTTTAA
- a CDS encoding urease accessory protein UreF yields the protein MTIISLICVHQKGGNVDSQLALSRLLQLASPMLPVGAYSYSQGLEWGIEYGDVKDEATAKAWISDVLHVYQANFELPIVYRLYQAWSNNDTQALHEWDDFYQAGRDTAEALAETRQMGYSLCRLLNDLHELPADFLAQVNQFKQPAFSTIYAGVAQVWQIPAQDVLHGYAWGWLENQVSAAMKAVPLGQVAGQKIVSALGQELVQVVAQAMTLKDSEISNFNPLLTIAGCRHETQYSRLFRS from the coding sequence ATGACGATCATATCGTTAATTTGCGTGCACCAAAAAGGCGGCAACGTGGATAGCCAATTGGCATTAAGTCGATTACTGCAACTGGCGAGCCCTATGCTGCCCGTTGGTGCTTATAGCTATTCTCAAGGGTTGGAATGGGGAATAGAGTATGGCGACGTCAAAGATGAAGCGACAGCCAAGGCTTGGATTAGTGACGTATTGCATGTATATCAAGCAAATTTTGAGCTACCTATCGTTTATCGACTTTACCAAGCATGGTCAAATAACGACACCCAAGCGCTACATGAATGGGATGATTTTTATCAAGCAGGTCGCGATACGGCAGAAGCGCTTGCTGAAACCCGCCAGATGGGCTATTCCTTGTGTCGCTTGTTGAATGATTTACATGAATTACCAGCAGATTTTTTGGCGCAAGTGAATCAATTTAAGCAACCAGCATTTAGCACCATTTATGCAGGCGTGGCGCAAGTGTGGCAAATTCCAGCGCAAGATGTCTTACATGGCTATGCTTGGGGATGGCTGGAAAATCAAGTCAGTGCTGCCATGAAAGCGGTGCCATTAGGTCAAGTGGCTGGGCAGAAAATTGTATCTGCTTTGGGACAAGAGTTGGTGCAGGTTGTAGCGCAAGCGATGACGCTAAAAGACAGTGAAATCAGCAATTTTAACCCTTTGTTAACAATTGCCGGTTGCCGACATGAGACGCAATATAGTCGACTTTTTCGTTCTTAA
- the ureE gene encoding urease accessory protein UreE produces the protein MLTITQRISVAHKIDEYIELPFLLRQKSRLRVITQSGLEAGLFLDRGIILRGGDLVQSVDGLVIQIIAAQEPVYDVTASTPQALMCAAYHLGNRHVPLQVGDGWLRLEQDHVLKAMLLGLGMEVVEKNAPFEPEAGAYGGGHRHGSDDDHIVNLRAPKRRQRG, from the coding sequence ATGTTAACAATCACCCAACGCATATCGGTTGCCCATAAAATAGATGAGTATATTGAGCTACCTTTTTTATTAAGGCAAAAAAGTCGTTTGAGAGTCATCACCCAATCTGGGCTAGAGGCTGGCTTATTTTTAGACCGCGGTATTATTTTGCGGGGCGGTGATTTAGTGCAATCAGTCGATGGTTTGGTGATACAAATTATCGCGGCACAAGAGCCTGTTTACGATGTGACCGCAAGCACCCCGCAAGCCTTAATGTGTGCTGCTTATCACTTAGGCAATCGTCATGTGCCTTTACAAGTAGGTGATGGTTGGTTGCGCTTAGAGCAAGATCATGTCTTGAAAGCAATGTTGCTTGGTTTAGGGATGGAAGTGGTTGAGAAAAATGCGCCATTTGAGCCAGAAGCAGGTGCTTATGGGGGCGGGCATCGTCACGGCAGTGATGACGATCATATCGTTAATTTGCGTGCACCAAAAAGGCGGCAACGTGGATAG
- the ureC gene encoding urease subunit alpha — protein MTKKDALTIDKQAYAEMFGPTVGDRVRLADTELWIEVEKDLTTYGEEVKFGGGKVIRDGMGQGQRVSADVADTVITNALIVDHWGIIKADIGIKGGYISAIGKAGNLDIQPNVDIAIGAGTEVIAGEGMIVTAGGIDSHIHFICPQQIEEALMSGVTTMLGGGTGPATGTFATTCTPGPWHIHKMLQAADAFPMNLGFLGKGNVSLPEPIREQVEAGVIGLKLHEDWGTTPAAIDNCLTVAEEMDVQVAIHSDTLNESGFVETTIGAFKGRTIHTFHTEGAGGGHAPDIIKAAGYPNVLPSSTNPTRPFTINTIDEHLDMLMVCHHLDPAIAEDIAFAESRIRRETIAAEDIFHDLGAFSMMSSDSQAMGRVGEVIIRTWQTAHKMKVQRGALEEDSERNDNFRVKRYIAKYTINPALTHGISHVVGSIEVGKLADLVIWHPAFFGVKPSTILKGGMIAAAAMGDPNASIPTPQPVHYRNMFGAYGGALKTSVTFVSQAALSNPAVAALGLQKPLVAVKGTRDVKKKDMVHNTWMPNIEVDPETYRVLADGMDLICEPATELPMAQRYFLF, from the coding sequence ATGACTAAAAAGGATGCGTTAACAATAGATAAGCAGGCTTATGCTGAGATGTTTGGCCCAACGGTGGGTGACCGCGTTAGATTGGCTGATACTGAATTATGGATAGAGGTTGAAAAAGACCTGACCACGTATGGGGAAGAGGTTAAGTTTGGGGGCGGTAAAGTAATTCGGGATGGCATGGGTCAGGGGCAGCGTGTTTCAGCTGATGTAGCGGATACGGTTATTACCAATGCGCTGATTGTGGATCACTGGGGCATTATTAAGGCCGATATTGGTATTAAAGGCGGTTATATTTCAGCCATTGGAAAAGCAGGTAATCTTGATATTCAACCGAATGTGGATATTGCGATTGGTGCTGGTACTGAAGTGATTGCAGGCGAAGGCATGATAGTGACTGCAGGTGGCATTGATAGCCATATCCATTTTATTTGTCCGCAACAAATTGAAGAGGCACTTATGTCTGGCGTGACGACCATGCTGGGTGGTGGCACAGGGCCAGCGACAGGCACTTTTGCAACGACGTGTACGCCAGGCCCTTGGCATATTCATAAAATGTTGCAAGCAGCAGATGCTTTTCCGATGAATTTAGGTTTTTTGGGCAAAGGCAATGTCAGCTTGCCTGAGCCGATTCGAGAGCAAGTAGAGGCCGGTGTCATTGGTTTAAAGCTGCATGAAGACTGGGGAACAACGCCAGCTGCCATTGATAATTGTTTAACGGTGGCTGAAGAGATGGATGTGCAAGTGGCGATTCATAGTGACACGTTAAATGAGTCTGGCTTTGTGGAGACAACCATAGGCGCATTTAAGGGCCGCACTATTCATACTTTTCATACCGAAGGCGCTGGTGGCGGGCACGCGCCAGATATTATTAAAGCAGCAGGCTACCCTAATGTCTTGCCATCTTCGACCAATCCAACCAGACCTTTTACGATTAATACCATTGATGAGCATTTAGATATGCTGATGGTATGCCACCATTTAGACCCTGCAATTGCAGAAGATATTGCGTTTGCTGAGAGCCGCATTCGGCGTGAAACCATTGCAGCAGAAGATATTTTTCATGATTTGGGTGCTTTTTCGATGATGTCATCAGACTCACAAGCCATGGGCCGCGTGGGTGAAGTGATTATTCGTACTTGGCAAACAGCGCATAAAATGAAAGTGCAACGCGGCGCTCTGGAAGAGGACAGTGAGCGCAATGATAATTTTAGAGTGAAGCGCTATATTGCTAAATACACGATTAATCCAGCACTTACCCATGGTATCTCGCATGTGGTTGGTTCTATTGAGGTTGGAAAATTAGCAGATTTAGTGATTTGGCACCCCGCTTTTTTTGGGGTGAAGCCATCGACTATTTTAAAAGGCGGCATGATTGCCGCAGCAGCGATGGGGGATCCTAATGCTTCTATTCCAACGCCACAACCCGTGCATTATCGCAATATGTTTGGCGCTTACGGTGGCGCATTAAAAACGTCTGTCACTTTTGTATCGCAAGCGGCATTAAGCAATCCAGCAGTGGCAGCGTTGGGTTTGCAAAAACCATTAGTTGCAGTGAAAGGTACGCGCGATGTGAAGAAAAAAGACATGGTACATAACACGTGGATGCCCAATATTGAGGTCGATCCTGAGACGTATCGTGTGTTGGCAGATGGGATGGATTTGATTTGCGAGCCTGCGACTGAATTACCAATGGCACAACGTTATTTTTTATTTTAA
- a CDS encoding urease subunit beta, giving the protein MIPGEMKIDAGEITLNEGRETVTLHVSNKGDRPIQIGSHYHFFEVNEALVFDRQIAYGFRLNIASGTAVRFEPGQTRTVQLVALAGDRKVYGFAAKVMGSL; this is encoded by the coding sequence ATGATTCCAGGTGAAATGAAAATTGATGCGGGCGAAATTACGCTAAACGAGGGGCGTGAAACAGTCACTTTGCATGTGTCAAACAAAGGTGATAGACCCATCCAAATTGGCTCGCATTATCATTTTTTTGAAGTGAATGAGGCGCTGGTGTTTGATAGGCAAATCGCTTATGGGTTTAGATTGAATATTGCTTCTGGCACTGCTGTGCGTTTTGAGCCAGGGCAAACGCGGACGGTACAATTAGTTGCCTTAGCAGGTGACAGAAAAGTGTATGGTTTTGCCGCAAAGGTCATGGGGAGCCTTTAG
- the ureA gene encoding urease subunit gamma, with translation MELTPREKDKLLIFTAGLLAERRKQRGLKLNYPETIAYISAAIMEGARDGRTVAELMSYGATLLTRDDVMEGIAEMIPDIQIEATFPDGTKLVTVHHPIP, from the coding sequence ATGGAATTAACCCCAAGGGAAAAAGATAAATTACTCATTTTTACTGCTGGATTGTTGGCAGAACGACGTAAACAGCGCGGCCTAAAACTCAATTATCCAGAAACGATTGCTTATATCTCTGCCGCTATTATGGAGGGTGCTCGCGACGGTCGGACAGTGGCAGAACTCATGAGTTATGGCGCCACTTTGCTCACGCGTGACGATGTAATGGAAGGCATTGCCGAGATGATTCCAGATATACAAATTGAGGCTACGTTTCCTGATGGCACAAAATTAGTCACAGTGCATCACCCTATTCCCTAA
- a CDS encoding urease accessory protein UreD gives MHDGFIVVAGQPALNHSLIQTPIKRWEARLDLDFSVSSGRSYLAKKCHVGPLVLQKTLHPEGEAVCHGVVIHLPGGVAGGDELTLNVRLAANAKALLTTPGAGKWYKANGPLAQQHLQFDLQDNACFEWLPQENILFDGSKVRLSATVNLAPTAKYAAWEILCLGRQAQHEQWRTGEMQQLLTIRRNNELIWNERAFFAPTQRIVKSMIGLHGNVVSASFVIAAGQVPSAVLDACRMIKPTFELDCSAQYGVTALPAIFAARYVGQSSQSAKHYFEMLWQQLRPWYAERKVVRPRIWNT, from the coding sequence ATGCATGATGGTTTTATCGTTGTAGCGGGCCAACCAGCGCTTAATCATTCCCTTATTCAGACTCCTATTAAGCGCTGGGAAGCACGTTTAGATTTAGATTTTAGTGTCTCTAGCGGACGCAGTTATTTAGCTAAAAAATGTCATGTTGGCCCTTTGGTCTTACAAAAAACCTTGCATCCTGAGGGTGAAGCGGTGTGCCATGGCGTGGTGATACATCTGCCAGGAGGTGTTGCTGGTGGCGATGAATTAACATTGAATGTTCGTTTGGCCGCAAATGCCAAAGCGCTGCTGACTACCCCAGGTGCAGGAAAGTGGTACAAAGCAAATGGGCCATTAGCACAACAACATTTGCAGTTTGATTTACAAGATAACGCTTGTTTTGAATGGTTGCCGCAAGAAAATATTTTGTTTGATGGATCAAAAGTGCGCCTTTCAGCCACTGTTAATCTGGCACCAACAGCCAAATATGCGGCTTGGGAAATACTCTGTTTGGGACGGCAAGCGCAACATGAGCAATGGCGCACGGGTGAGATGCAACAGCTGTTAACAATTCGTCGTAATAATGAATTGATATGGAATGAGCGTGCATTTTTTGCACCAACACAACGCATCGTTAAATCCATGATTGGTTTGCATGGCAATGTAGTGAGTGCTAGTTTTGTGATTGCTGCAGGTCAGGTGCCCTCAGCTGTGTTGGATGCTTGTAGAATGATCAAGCCAACTTTTGAGTTAGATTGTTCGGCACAGTATGGCGTAACAGCATTACCAGCAATATTTGCAGCGCGATATGTTGGACAATCTTCACAAAGTGCAAAACACTATTTTGAAATGCTTTGGCAACAGTTGCGACCTTGGTATGCTGAGCGTAAAGTGGTCAGGCCCAGAATTTGGAATACTTAG